The following proteins come from a genomic window of Ailuropoda melanoleuca isolate Jingjing chromosome 2, ASM200744v2, whole genome shotgun sequence:
- the PTPRN gene encoding receptor-type tyrosine-protein phosphatase-like N isoform X2: MRRPRRPGGPGGSGGLRVLLCLLLLSSRPGGCSAISAHGCLFDRRLCSHLEVCIQDGLFGQCQVGAGQARPLLQVTSPVLQRLQSVLRQLMSQGLSWHDDLTQYVISQEMERIPRLHPPEPRPRDRSGLVPRRPGPAGELLLQGIPTGSTPATQHRLPQPPVGGGGAGVGSPLSPLQAELLPPLLEHLLLPPQAPHPALSYEPALLQPYLFHQFGSRDGSQGSEGSPGMVSVGPLPKAEPSTLFSRTASKGMFGAHSDHSYGDPPGPSPGQLFQESGLLYLAQELPVPSRARAPKLPEQGGSSRAKDSSEGYEEEGLEGRREKPPSPAEQPDVTLQRLAAVLAGYGVELRQLTPEQLSTLSTLLQLLPKGTARNLGGVGNVGADIKKTVEERVQGENMAEPPPPTPSLPGYPTASPTSSKAQEVLGSGSSKPPKAASHLDVPVLLEKKSPLGQSQPTVVRQPSAQPLAEEYGYIVTDQKPLSLAAGVKLLEILAEHVHVSSGSFINISVVGPALTFRIRHNEQNLSLADVTQQAGLVKSELEAQTGLQILQTGVGQREEAAAVLPRPARSTSPMRSVLLTLVALAGVAGLLVALAVALCVRQHARQRDKERLAALGPEGAHGDTTFEYQDLCRQHMATKSLFNRAEGPPEPSRVSSVSSQFSDAAQASPSSHSSTPSWCEEPAQANMDISTGHMILAYMEDHLRNRDRLAKEWQALCAYQAEPNTCATAQGEGNIKKNRHPDFLPYDHARIKLKVESSPSRSDYINASPIIEHDPRMPAYIATQGPLSHTIADFWQMVWESGCTVIVMLTPLVEDGVKQCDRYWPDEGSSLYHVYEVNLVSEHIWCEDFLVRSFYLKNVQTQETRTLTQFHFLSWPAEGTPASTRPLLDFRRKVNKCYRGRSCPIVVHCSDGAGRTGTYILIDMVLNRMAKGVKEIDIAATLEHVRDQRPGLVRSKDQFEFALTAVAEEVNAILKALPQ, from the exons ATGCGGCGCCCGCGGCGGCCTGGGGGTCCCGGGGGATCCGGGGGTCTCCGGGtgctcctctgcctcctgctgctgAGCAGCCGCCCGGGAGGCTGCAGCGCCATTAGTGCCCACG GCTGTCTGTTTGACCGCAGACTCTGCTCTCACCTTGAAGTCTGTATTCAGG ATGGCTTGTTTGGACAGTGCCAGGTGGGAGCGGGGCAGGCCCGGCCCCTTTTGCAAGTCACCTCCCCAGTTCTTCAGCGCTTACAAAGTGTGCTCCGACAGCTCATGTCCCAAG GATTGTCCTGGCATGATGACCTCACCCAGTATGTGATCTCCCAGGAGATGGAACGCATCCCTAGGCTTCACCCCCCAGAACCCCGTCCAAGGGACAG ATCTGGCTTGGTGCCCAGGAGACCTGGTCCCGCTGGGGAGCTGCTTTTACAGGGCATCCCTACTGGCTCCACCCCTGCAACCCAGCACCGGCTTCCTCAACCTccagtgggtgggggtggagctggGGTGGGCTCTCCACTCTCCCCTCTGCAGGCTGAACTGCTGCCCCCTCTCTTGGAGCACCTGCTGCTACCCCCGCaggccccccaccctgctctgagTTATGAACCTGCCCTGCTGCAACCCTACCTGTTCCATCAG TTTGGCTCCCGCGATGGCTCCCAGGGCTCAGAGGGCTCACCAGGGATGGTCAGTGTCGGCCCCCTGCCCAAGGCCGAACCCTCTACCCTCTTCAGCAGAACTGCCTCCAAAGGCATGTTTGGGGCTCACTCTGACCACTCCTATGGGGACCCTCCAGGGCCTTCCCCTGGTCAGCTTTTCCAGGAGTCAGGGCTTCTCTACCTGGCCCAGGAGCTGCCAGTGCCCAGCAGGGCCAGGGCACCAAAGCTGCCAGAGCAAGGGGGCAGCAGCCGGGCAAAGGACTCCTCAGAGGGCTATGAGGAGGAAGGGCTAGAAGGTCGCAGGGAGAAACCCCCTTCTCCAGCAGAGCAGCCAG ACGTGACTCTGCAGAGACTGGCAGCGGTGCTGGCGGGCTATGGGGTAGAGCTGCGTCAGCTGACCCCTGAGCAGCTCTCCACCCTCTCAACCCTGCTGCAGCTACTGCCCAAGGGCACAGCACGAAATCTGG GAGGGGTTGGAAATGTTGGAGCTGACATCAAGAAA ACAGTGGAGGAGCGGGTGCAGGGTGAAAACATGGCGGAGCCTCCACCCCCCACGCCCTCCCTGCCTGGATACCCCACTGCCAGCCCCACGTCCAGTAAAGCCCAGGAGGTGCTGGGCTCTGGATCCTCCAAGCCCCCCAAAGCTGCTAGCCACCTTGATGTGCCTGTCCTGCTCGAGAAGAAAAGTCCACTGGGCCAGAGCCAGCCCACAGTGGTGAGGCAGCCATCAGCCCAGCCATTGGCAGAGGAGTATGGCTACATTGTCACGGACCAGAA gCCCCTGAGTCTGGCTGCAGGAGTGAAGCTGCTGGAGATCCTAGCTGAGCATGTGCACGTGTCCTCGGGCAGCTTCATCAACATCAG TGTGGTGGGACCGGCCCTCACCTTCCGCATCCGACACAATGAACAGAACCTGTCTTTGGCTGATGTGACCCAGCAAGCTG GGCTGGTGAAGTCGGAACTGGAAGCACAGACAGGGCTCCAGATCTTGCAGACAGGAGTGGGACAG agggaggaagcagcTGCAGTCCTTCCCCGACCAGCCCGCAGCACCTCTCCCATGCGCTCAGTGCTACTCACTCTGGTGGCCCTGGCAGGTGTGGCCGGGCTGCTGGTGGCTTTGGCAGTGGCTTTGTGTGTGCGGCAGCATGCACGGCAGCGGGACAAGGAGCGCCTGGCAGCCCTAGGGCCCGAGGGGGCCCATGGTGACACTACCTTTGAGTACCAG GACCTATGCCGCCAGCACATGGCCACAAAATCTCTGTTCAACCGGGCAGAGGGTCCGCCGGAGCCTTCTCGGGTGAGCAGCGTGTCCTCCCAGTTTAGTGACGcagcccaggccagccccagCTCCCACAGCAGCACACCGTCCTGGTGCGAGGAGCCTGCCCAGGCCAACATGGACATCTCCACGGGACACATGATTCTG GCGTACATGGAGGACCACCTGCGGAACCGGGACCGCTTGGCCAAGGAGTGGCAGGCCCTGTGTGCCTACCAGGCAGAGCCCAACACCTGTGCCACGGCCCAGGGGGAGGGCAACATCAAAAAGAACCGCCACCCTGACTTCCTGCCCT ATGATCACGCTCGCATCAAGCTGAAGGTGGAGAGCAGCCCTTCTCGGAGTGATTACATCAACGCCAGCCCCATT ATTGAGCACGACCCTCGGATGCCAGCCTACATAGCCACACAGGGCCCGCTGTCCCATACCATCGCAGACTTCTGGCAG ATGGTGTGGGAGAGTGGCTGCACCGTCATCGTCATGCTGACCCCGCTGGTGGAGGATGGTGTCAAGCAGTGTGACCGCTACTGGCCAGATGAGGGGTCCTCCCTCTACCACGTATATGAG GTGAACCTGGTGTCGGAGCACATCTGGTGCGAGGACTTCCTGGTGCGCAGCTTCTACCTGAAGAACGTGCAGACGCAGGAGACGCGCACGCTCACGCAGTTCCACTTCCTCAGCTGGCCGGCAGAGGGCACTCCGGCGTCCACCCGGCCGCTGCTGGACTTCCGCAG GAAAGTGAACAAGTGCTACCGGGGCCGCTCCTGCCCCATCGTTGTGCACTGCAG CGATGGCGCGGGGAGGACTGGCACTTACATCCTCATTGACATGGTACTGAACCGCATGGCAAAAG GAGTAAAGGAGATCGACATTGCTGCCACCCTGGAGCACGTCCGTGACCAGCGGCCTGGCCTCGTCCGCTCTAAG gacCAGTTTGAATTTGCTCTCACAGCCGTGGCAGAGGAGGTGAACGCCATCCTCAAGGCTCTGCCCCAGTGA
- the PTPRN gene encoding receptor-type tyrosine-protein phosphatase-like N isoform X4, with protein MRRPRRPGGPGGSGGLRVLLCLLLLSSRPGGCSAISAHGCLFDRRLCSHLEVCIQGLSWHDDLTQYVISQEMERIPRLHPPEPRPRDRSGLVPRRPGPAGELLLQGIPTGSTPATQHRLPQPPVGGGGAGVGSPLSPLQAELLPPLLEHLLLPPQAPHPALSYEPALLQPYLFHQFGSRDGSQGSEGSPGMVSVGPLPKAEPSTLFSRTASKGMFGAHSDHSYGDPPGPSPGQLFQESGLLYLAQELPVPSRARAPKLPEQGGSSRAKDSSEGYEEEGLEGRREKPPSPAEQPADVTLQRLAAVLAGYGVELRQLTPEQLSTLSTLLQLLPKGTARNLGGVGNVGADIKKTVEERVQGENMAEPPPPTPSLPGYPTASPTSSKAQEVLGSGSSKPPKAASHLDVPVLLEKKSPLGQSQPTVVRQPSAQPLAEEYGYIVTDQKPLSLAAGVKLLEILAEHVHVSSGSFINISVVGPALTFRIRHNEQNLSLADVTQQAGLVKSELEAQTGLQILQTGVGQREEAAAVLPRPARSTSPMRSVLLTLVALAGVAGLLVALAVALCVRQHARQRDKERLAALGPEGAHGDTTFEYQDLCRQHMATKSLFNRAEGPPEPSRVSSVSSQFSDAAQASPSSHSSTPSWCEEPAQANMDISTGHMILAYMEDHLRNRDRLAKEWQALCAYQAEPNTCATAQGEGNIKKNRHPDFLPYDHARIKLKVESSPSRSDYINASPIIEHDPRMPAYIATQGPLSHTIADFWQMVWESGCTVIVMLTPLVEDGVKQCDRYWPDEGSSLYHVYEVNLVSEHIWCEDFLVRSFYLKNVQTQETRTLTQFHFLSWPAEGTPASTRPLLDFRRKVNKCYRGRSCPIVVHCSDGAGRTGTYILIDMVLNRMAKGVKEIDIAATLEHVRDQRPGLVRSKDQFEFALTAVAEEVNAILKALPQ; from the exons ATGCGGCGCCCGCGGCGGCCTGGGGGTCCCGGGGGATCCGGGGGTCTCCGGGtgctcctctgcctcctgctgctgAGCAGCCGCCCGGGAGGCTGCAGCGCCATTAGTGCCCACG GCTGTCTGTTTGACCGCAGACTCTGCTCTCACCTTGAAGTCTGTATTCAGG GATTGTCCTGGCATGATGACCTCACCCAGTATGTGATCTCCCAGGAGATGGAACGCATCCCTAGGCTTCACCCCCCAGAACCCCGTCCAAGGGACAG ATCTGGCTTGGTGCCCAGGAGACCTGGTCCCGCTGGGGAGCTGCTTTTACAGGGCATCCCTACTGGCTCCACCCCTGCAACCCAGCACCGGCTTCCTCAACCTccagtgggtgggggtggagctggGGTGGGCTCTCCACTCTCCCCTCTGCAGGCTGAACTGCTGCCCCCTCTCTTGGAGCACCTGCTGCTACCCCCGCaggccccccaccctgctctgagTTATGAACCTGCCCTGCTGCAACCCTACCTGTTCCATCAG TTTGGCTCCCGCGATGGCTCCCAGGGCTCAGAGGGCTCACCAGGGATGGTCAGTGTCGGCCCCCTGCCCAAGGCCGAACCCTCTACCCTCTTCAGCAGAACTGCCTCCAAAGGCATGTTTGGGGCTCACTCTGACCACTCCTATGGGGACCCTCCAGGGCCTTCCCCTGGTCAGCTTTTCCAGGAGTCAGGGCTTCTCTACCTGGCCCAGGAGCTGCCAGTGCCCAGCAGGGCCAGGGCACCAAAGCTGCCAGAGCAAGGGGGCAGCAGCCGGGCAAAGGACTCCTCAGAGGGCTATGAGGAGGAAGGGCTAGAAGGTCGCAGGGAGAAACCCCCTTCTCCAGCAGAGCAGCCAG CAGACGTGACTCTGCAGAGACTGGCAGCGGTGCTGGCGGGCTATGGGGTAGAGCTGCGTCAGCTGACCCCTGAGCAGCTCTCCACCCTCTCAACCCTGCTGCAGCTACTGCCCAAGGGCACAGCACGAAATCTGG GAGGGGTTGGAAATGTTGGAGCTGACATCAAGAAA ACAGTGGAGGAGCGGGTGCAGGGTGAAAACATGGCGGAGCCTCCACCCCCCACGCCCTCCCTGCCTGGATACCCCACTGCCAGCCCCACGTCCAGTAAAGCCCAGGAGGTGCTGGGCTCTGGATCCTCCAAGCCCCCCAAAGCTGCTAGCCACCTTGATGTGCCTGTCCTGCTCGAGAAGAAAAGTCCACTGGGCCAGAGCCAGCCCACAGTGGTGAGGCAGCCATCAGCCCAGCCATTGGCAGAGGAGTATGGCTACATTGTCACGGACCAGAA gCCCCTGAGTCTGGCTGCAGGAGTGAAGCTGCTGGAGATCCTAGCTGAGCATGTGCACGTGTCCTCGGGCAGCTTCATCAACATCAG TGTGGTGGGACCGGCCCTCACCTTCCGCATCCGACACAATGAACAGAACCTGTCTTTGGCTGATGTGACCCAGCAAGCTG GGCTGGTGAAGTCGGAACTGGAAGCACAGACAGGGCTCCAGATCTTGCAGACAGGAGTGGGACAG agggaggaagcagcTGCAGTCCTTCCCCGACCAGCCCGCAGCACCTCTCCCATGCGCTCAGTGCTACTCACTCTGGTGGCCCTGGCAGGTGTGGCCGGGCTGCTGGTGGCTTTGGCAGTGGCTTTGTGTGTGCGGCAGCATGCACGGCAGCGGGACAAGGAGCGCCTGGCAGCCCTAGGGCCCGAGGGGGCCCATGGTGACACTACCTTTGAGTACCAG GACCTATGCCGCCAGCACATGGCCACAAAATCTCTGTTCAACCGGGCAGAGGGTCCGCCGGAGCCTTCTCGGGTGAGCAGCGTGTCCTCCCAGTTTAGTGACGcagcccaggccagccccagCTCCCACAGCAGCACACCGTCCTGGTGCGAGGAGCCTGCCCAGGCCAACATGGACATCTCCACGGGACACATGATTCTG GCGTACATGGAGGACCACCTGCGGAACCGGGACCGCTTGGCCAAGGAGTGGCAGGCCCTGTGTGCCTACCAGGCAGAGCCCAACACCTGTGCCACGGCCCAGGGGGAGGGCAACATCAAAAAGAACCGCCACCCTGACTTCCTGCCCT ATGATCACGCTCGCATCAAGCTGAAGGTGGAGAGCAGCCCTTCTCGGAGTGATTACATCAACGCCAGCCCCATT ATTGAGCACGACCCTCGGATGCCAGCCTACATAGCCACACAGGGCCCGCTGTCCCATACCATCGCAGACTTCTGGCAG ATGGTGTGGGAGAGTGGCTGCACCGTCATCGTCATGCTGACCCCGCTGGTGGAGGATGGTGTCAAGCAGTGTGACCGCTACTGGCCAGATGAGGGGTCCTCCCTCTACCACGTATATGAG GTGAACCTGGTGTCGGAGCACATCTGGTGCGAGGACTTCCTGGTGCGCAGCTTCTACCTGAAGAACGTGCAGACGCAGGAGACGCGCACGCTCACGCAGTTCCACTTCCTCAGCTGGCCGGCAGAGGGCACTCCGGCGTCCACCCGGCCGCTGCTGGACTTCCGCAG GAAAGTGAACAAGTGCTACCGGGGCCGCTCCTGCCCCATCGTTGTGCACTGCAG CGATGGCGCGGGGAGGACTGGCACTTACATCCTCATTGACATGGTACTGAACCGCATGGCAAAAG GAGTAAAGGAGATCGACATTGCTGCCACCCTGGAGCACGTCCGTGACCAGCGGCCTGGCCTCGTCCGCTCTAAG gacCAGTTTGAATTTGCTCTCACAGCCGTGGCAGAGGAGGTGAACGCCATCCTCAAGGCTCTGCCCCAGTGA
- the PTPRN gene encoding receptor-type tyrosine-protein phosphatase-like N isoform X1 yields the protein MRRPRRPGGPGGSGGLRVLLCLLLLSSRPGGCSAISAHGCLFDRRLCSHLEVCIQDGLFGQCQVGAGQARPLLQVTSPVLQRLQSVLRQLMSQGLSWHDDLTQYVISQEMERIPRLHPPEPRPRDRSGLVPRRPGPAGELLLQGIPTGSTPATQHRLPQPPVGGGGAGVGSPLSPLQAELLPPLLEHLLLPPQAPHPALSYEPALLQPYLFHQFGSRDGSQGSEGSPGMVSVGPLPKAEPSTLFSRTASKGMFGAHSDHSYGDPPGPSPGQLFQESGLLYLAQELPVPSRARAPKLPEQGGSSRAKDSSEGYEEEGLEGRREKPPSPAEQPADVTLQRLAAVLAGYGVELRQLTPEQLSTLSTLLQLLPKGTARNLGGVGNVGADIKKTVEERVQGENMAEPPPPTPSLPGYPTASPTSSKAQEVLGSGSSKPPKAASHLDVPVLLEKKSPLGQSQPTVVRQPSAQPLAEEYGYIVTDQKPLSLAAGVKLLEILAEHVHVSSGSFINISVVGPALTFRIRHNEQNLSLADVTQQAGLVKSELEAQTGLQILQTGVGQREEAAAVLPRPARSTSPMRSVLLTLVALAGVAGLLVALAVALCVRQHARQRDKERLAALGPEGAHGDTTFEYQDLCRQHMATKSLFNRAEGPPEPSRVSSVSSQFSDAAQASPSSHSSTPSWCEEPAQANMDISTGHMILAYMEDHLRNRDRLAKEWQALCAYQAEPNTCATAQGEGNIKKNRHPDFLPYDHARIKLKVESSPSRSDYINASPIIEHDPRMPAYIATQGPLSHTIADFWQMVWESGCTVIVMLTPLVEDGVKQCDRYWPDEGSSLYHVYEVNLVSEHIWCEDFLVRSFYLKNVQTQETRTLTQFHFLSWPAEGTPASTRPLLDFRRKVNKCYRGRSCPIVVHCSDGAGRTGTYILIDMVLNRMAKGVKEIDIAATLEHVRDQRPGLVRSKDQFEFALTAVAEEVNAILKALPQ from the exons ATGCGGCGCCCGCGGCGGCCTGGGGGTCCCGGGGGATCCGGGGGTCTCCGGGtgctcctctgcctcctgctgctgAGCAGCCGCCCGGGAGGCTGCAGCGCCATTAGTGCCCACG GCTGTCTGTTTGACCGCAGACTCTGCTCTCACCTTGAAGTCTGTATTCAGG ATGGCTTGTTTGGACAGTGCCAGGTGGGAGCGGGGCAGGCCCGGCCCCTTTTGCAAGTCACCTCCCCAGTTCTTCAGCGCTTACAAAGTGTGCTCCGACAGCTCATGTCCCAAG GATTGTCCTGGCATGATGACCTCACCCAGTATGTGATCTCCCAGGAGATGGAACGCATCCCTAGGCTTCACCCCCCAGAACCCCGTCCAAGGGACAG ATCTGGCTTGGTGCCCAGGAGACCTGGTCCCGCTGGGGAGCTGCTTTTACAGGGCATCCCTACTGGCTCCACCCCTGCAACCCAGCACCGGCTTCCTCAACCTccagtgggtgggggtggagctggGGTGGGCTCTCCACTCTCCCCTCTGCAGGCTGAACTGCTGCCCCCTCTCTTGGAGCACCTGCTGCTACCCCCGCaggccccccaccctgctctgagTTATGAACCTGCCCTGCTGCAACCCTACCTGTTCCATCAG TTTGGCTCCCGCGATGGCTCCCAGGGCTCAGAGGGCTCACCAGGGATGGTCAGTGTCGGCCCCCTGCCCAAGGCCGAACCCTCTACCCTCTTCAGCAGAACTGCCTCCAAAGGCATGTTTGGGGCTCACTCTGACCACTCCTATGGGGACCCTCCAGGGCCTTCCCCTGGTCAGCTTTTCCAGGAGTCAGGGCTTCTCTACCTGGCCCAGGAGCTGCCAGTGCCCAGCAGGGCCAGGGCACCAAAGCTGCCAGAGCAAGGGGGCAGCAGCCGGGCAAAGGACTCCTCAGAGGGCTATGAGGAGGAAGGGCTAGAAGGTCGCAGGGAGAAACCCCCTTCTCCAGCAGAGCAGCCAG CAGACGTGACTCTGCAGAGACTGGCAGCGGTGCTGGCGGGCTATGGGGTAGAGCTGCGTCAGCTGACCCCTGAGCAGCTCTCCACCCTCTCAACCCTGCTGCAGCTACTGCCCAAGGGCACAGCACGAAATCTGG GAGGGGTTGGAAATGTTGGAGCTGACATCAAGAAA ACAGTGGAGGAGCGGGTGCAGGGTGAAAACATGGCGGAGCCTCCACCCCCCACGCCCTCCCTGCCTGGATACCCCACTGCCAGCCCCACGTCCAGTAAAGCCCAGGAGGTGCTGGGCTCTGGATCCTCCAAGCCCCCCAAAGCTGCTAGCCACCTTGATGTGCCTGTCCTGCTCGAGAAGAAAAGTCCACTGGGCCAGAGCCAGCCCACAGTGGTGAGGCAGCCATCAGCCCAGCCATTGGCAGAGGAGTATGGCTACATTGTCACGGACCAGAA gCCCCTGAGTCTGGCTGCAGGAGTGAAGCTGCTGGAGATCCTAGCTGAGCATGTGCACGTGTCCTCGGGCAGCTTCATCAACATCAG TGTGGTGGGACCGGCCCTCACCTTCCGCATCCGACACAATGAACAGAACCTGTCTTTGGCTGATGTGACCCAGCAAGCTG GGCTGGTGAAGTCGGAACTGGAAGCACAGACAGGGCTCCAGATCTTGCAGACAGGAGTGGGACAG agggaggaagcagcTGCAGTCCTTCCCCGACCAGCCCGCAGCACCTCTCCCATGCGCTCAGTGCTACTCACTCTGGTGGCCCTGGCAGGTGTGGCCGGGCTGCTGGTGGCTTTGGCAGTGGCTTTGTGTGTGCGGCAGCATGCACGGCAGCGGGACAAGGAGCGCCTGGCAGCCCTAGGGCCCGAGGGGGCCCATGGTGACACTACCTTTGAGTACCAG GACCTATGCCGCCAGCACATGGCCACAAAATCTCTGTTCAACCGGGCAGAGGGTCCGCCGGAGCCTTCTCGGGTGAGCAGCGTGTCCTCCCAGTTTAGTGACGcagcccaggccagccccagCTCCCACAGCAGCACACCGTCCTGGTGCGAGGAGCCTGCCCAGGCCAACATGGACATCTCCACGGGACACATGATTCTG GCGTACATGGAGGACCACCTGCGGAACCGGGACCGCTTGGCCAAGGAGTGGCAGGCCCTGTGTGCCTACCAGGCAGAGCCCAACACCTGTGCCACGGCCCAGGGGGAGGGCAACATCAAAAAGAACCGCCACCCTGACTTCCTGCCCT ATGATCACGCTCGCATCAAGCTGAAGGTGGAGAGCAGCCCTTCTCGGAGTGATTACATCAACGCCAGCCCCATT ATTGAGCACGACCCTCGGATGCCAGCCTACATAGCCACACAGGGCCCGCTGTCCCATACCATCGCAGACTTCTGGCAG ATGGTGTGGGAGAGTGGCTGCACCGTCATCGTCATGCTGACCCCGCTGGTGGAGGATGGTGTCAAGCAGTGTGACCGCTACTGGCCAGATGAGGGGTCCTCCCTCTACCACGTATATGAG GTGAACCTGGTGTCGGAGCACATCTGGTGCGAGGACTTCCTGGTGCGCAGCTTCTACCTGAAGAACGTGCAGACGCAGGAGACGCGCACGCTCACGCAGTTCCACTTCCTCAGCTGGCCGGCAGAGGGCACTCCGGCGTCCACCCGGCCGCTGCTGGACTTCCGCAG GAAAGTGAACAAGTGCTACCGGGGCCGCTCCTGCCCCATCGTTGTGCACTGCAG CGATGGCGCGGGGAGGACTGGCACTTACATCCTCATTGACATGGTACTGAACCGCATGGCAAAAG GAGTAAAGGAGATCGACATTGCTGCCACCCTGGAGCACGTCCGTGACCAGCGGCCTGGCCTCGTCCGCTCTAAG gacCAGTTTGAATTTGCTCTCACAGCCGTGGCAGAGGAGGTGAACGCCATCCTCAAGGCTCTGCCCCAGTGA